The following coding sequences are from one Nicotiana tomentosiformis chromosome 3, ASM39032v3, whole genome shotgun sequence window:
- the LOC104090925 gene encoding metal transporter Nramp1 isoform X1 — protein sequence MAANSTPQPQFMTNTANNNLSNQPLIDDIEYDQIVVPDKKSWKNIFSYVGPGFLVCIAYIDPGNFQTDLQAGAQYKYGLLWIILLASFAALVIQSLAANLGVVTGKHLAEHCRKEYPKVPNFILWIIAEIAIVACDIPEVIGTAFALNMLFKIPIWCGVLITGLSTLSLLLLQQYGVRKLEFLIAFLVLTIAVCFFVELGYAKPESSEVLHGLFVPQLKGSGATKLAISLLGAMVMPHNLFLHSALVLSRKIPRSVNGIRDACRYYLIESGLALMVAFLINISVISVSGAVCNSATMTPDDREKCEDLDLNKASFLLKNVLGNWSSKLFAIALLASGQSSTITGTYAGQYVMQGFLDLRLKPWIRNFLTRSLAIVPSLIVSLIGGSAGAGDLIIIASMILSFELPFALIPLLKFTSSKTKMGSHVNPIAVSGATWLIGTLIMGINIYYLAEKLVTSLKDSHLGKAVKVLCGILGALCLLVYLCSILYLAIRKNKESTHLLALTGQEGLQVSESNNLPREDILRMQLPQQRTTN from the exons ATGGCGGCGAACTCGACCCCACAGCCGCAGTTTATGACAAACACTGCAAACAATAACCTTTCAAATCAGCCACTGATTGATGATATCGAATATGATCAGATTGTTGTACCCGAT AAGAAAAGCTGGAAGaacatattttcatatgttggtCCTGGTTTCCTTGTTTGTATTGCCTATATCGATCCTGGAAATT TTCAAACTGATTTACAAGCTGGAGCTCAATACAAATATGGG TTGCTTTGGATAATCTTACTGGCTTCCTTTGCTGCTCTTGTGATCCAATCCTTGGCAGCAAATCTAGGGGTGGTTACAG GGAAGCATTTAGCGGAGCATTGTAGAAAGGAGTACCCAAAGGTGCCAAATTTCATCTTATGGATCATAGCAGAAATCGCTATTGTGGCATGTGACATTCCTGAGG TTATTGGGACAGCATTTGCTTTAAACATGCTGTTCAAAATACCAATATGGTGCGGTGTGCTGATCACAGGGCTGAGTACTTTGAGTCTACTATTATTACAACAGTATGGG GTTCGGAAACTTGAATTCTTGATTGCATTCCTTGTACTTACCATAGCTGTATGCTTTTTTGTGGAGCTTGGATATGCAAAGCCGGAGTCTTCAGAAGTTCTCCATGGGCTTTTTGTTCCTCAACTCAAAGGGAGTGGTGCAACTAAGCTTGCTATTTCCCTACTTGGTGCTATGGTTATGCC GCACAATCTTTTCCTCCATTCAGCCCTGGTGCTTTCCAGGAAAATTCCTCGATCTGTCAATGGCATCAGG GACGCATGCAGATATTATCTAATCGAAAGTGGTCTGGCTTTGATGGTGGCATTTCTTATCAACATATCAGTTATCTCAGTCAGTGGTGCTGTCTGCAATTCCGCAACTATGACCCCAGATGACCGGGAGAAGTGTGAGGACTTAGACCTGAACAAAGCCTCTTTTTTACTCAAA AATGTTTTAGGCAACTGGAGTTCCAAGCTATTTGCAATTGCTTTACTAGCATCCGGACAGAGTTCGACAATAACTGGGACATATGCCGGGCAATACGTTATGCAG GGTTTTCTTGATTTGCGGCTGAAGCCGTGGATAAGGAACTTCTTAACTCGTAGCTTAGCTATAGTCCCAAgtttaattgtttcactcattgGAGGCTCTGCTGGGGCTGGAGACTTGATCATTATTGCTTCG ATGATCTTATCTTTTGAGCTGCCCTTTGCTCTGATTCCATTGCTCAAATTCACAAGCAGTAAAACCAAGATGGGTTCACATGTAAATCCAATTGCG GTTTCAGGAGCAACCTGGCTAATTGGCACACTCATCATGGGAATAAATATATATTATCTAGCAGAAAAGTTGGTTACCTCTCTCAAGGATAGCCATTTAGGAAAGGCGGTTAAGGTTCTATGTGGAATATTAGGCGCCTTGTGTTTGTTAGTTTATCTGTGCAGTATCTTATACTTGGCTATCCGAAAAAATAAGGAAAGCACACACCTTCTGGCGCTTACAGGGCAAGAAGGTTTACAAGTTTCTGAATCAAACAATCTACCTAGAGAGGACATTCTGCGCATGCAGTTGCCTCAGCAGAGGACCACTAATTGA
- the LOC104090925 gene encoding metal transporter Nramp6 isoform X2, which yields MEGYSIAISFNFQRTFNIHAYFYPSYFMKKSWKNIFSYVGPGFLVCIAYIDPGNFQTDLQAGAQYKYGLLWIILLASFAALVIQSLAANLGVVTGKHLAEHCRKEYPKVPNFILWIIAEIAIVACDIPEVIGTAFALNMLFKIPIWCGVLITGLSTLSLLLLQQYGVRKLEFLIAFLVLTIAVCFFVELGYAKPESSEVLHGLFVPQLKGSGATKLAISLLGAMVMPHNLFLHSALVLSRKIPRSVNGIRDACRYYLIESGLALMVAFLINISVISVSGAVCNSATMTPDDREKCEDLDLNKASFLLKNVLGNWSSKLFAIALLASGQSSTITGTYAGQYVMQGFLDLRLKPWIRNFLTRSLAIVPSLIVSLIGGSAGAGDLIIIASMILSFELPFALIPLLKFTSSKTKMGSHVNPIAVSGATWLIGTLIMGINIYYLAEKLVTSLKDSHLGKAVKVLCGILGALCLLVYLCSILYLAIRKNKESTHLLALTGQEGLQVSESNNLPREDILRMQLPQQRTTN from the exons ATGGAAGGTTACAGCATTGCGATTTCTTTCAATTTTCAAAGGACCTTTAATATACATGCCTATTTTTATCCTTCCTATTTCATG AAGAAAAGCTGGAAGaacatattttcatatgttggtCCTGGTTTCCTTGTTTGTATTGCCTATATCGATCCTGGAAATT TTCAAACTGATTTACAAGCTGGAGCTCAATACAAATATGGG TTGCTTTGGATAATCTTACTGGCTTCCTTTGCTGCTCTTGTGATCCAATCCTTGGCAGCAAATCTAGGGGTGGTTACAG GGAAGCATTTAGCGGAGCATTGTAGAAAGGAGTACCCAAAGGTGCCAAATTTCATCTTATGGATCATAGCAGAAATCGCTATTGTGGCATGTGACATTCCTGAGG TTATTGGGACAGCATTTGCTTTAAACATGCTGTTCAAAATACCAATATGGTGCGGTGTGCTGATCACAGGGCTGAGTACTTTGAGTCTACTATTATTACAACAGTATGGG GTTCGGAAACTTGAATTCTTGATTGCATTCCTTGTACTTACCATAGCTGTATGCTTTTTTGTGGAGCTTGGATATGCAAAGCCGGAGTCTTCAGAAGTTCTCCATGGGCTTTTTGTTCCTCAACTCAAAGGGAGTGGTGCAACTAAGCTTGCTATTTCCCTACTTGGTGCTATGGTTATGCC GCACAATCTTTTCCTCCATTCAGCCCTGGTGCTTTCCAGGAAAATTCCTCGATCTGTCAATGGCATCAGG GACGCATGCAGATATTATCTAATCGAAAGTGGTCTGGCTTTGATGGTGGCATTTCTTATCAACATATCAGTTATCTCAGTCAGTGGTGCTGTCTGCAATTCCGCAACTATGACCCCAGATGACCGGGAGAAGTGTGAGGACTTAGACCTGAACAAAGCCTCTTTTTTACTCAAA AATGTTTTAGGCAACTGGAGTTCCAAGCTATTTGCAATTGCTTTACTAGCATCCGGACAGAGTTCGACAATAACTGGGACATATGCCGGGCAATACGTTATGCAG GGTTTTCTTGATTTGCGGCTGAAGCCGTGGATAAGGAACTTCTTAACTCGTAGCTTAGCTATAGTCCCAAgtttaattgtttcactcattgGAGGCTCTGCTGGGGCTGGAGACTTGATCATTATTGCTTCG ATGATCTTATCTTTTGAGCTGCCCTTTGCTCTGATTCCATTGCTCAAATTCACAAGCAGTAAAACCAAGATGGGTTCACATGTAAATCCAATTGCG GTTTCAGGAGCAACCTGGCTAATTGGCACACTCATCATGGGAATAAATATATATTATCTAGCAGAAAAGTTGGTTACCTCTCTCAAGGATAGCCATTTAGGAAAGGCGGTTAAGGTTCTATGTGGAATATTAGGCGCCTTGTGTTTGTTAGTTTATCTGTGCAGTATCTTATACTTGGCTATCCGAAAAAATAAGGAAAGCACACACCTTCTGGCGCTTACAGGGCAAGAAGGTTTACAAGTTTCTGAATCAAACAATCTACCTAGAGAGGACATTCTGCGCATGCAGTTGCCTCAGCAGAGGACCACTAATTGA
- the LOC104090926 gene encoding cinnamoyl-CoA reductase 1-like gives MPSESGKVVCVTGAGGFIASWLVKLLLEKGYTVRGTVRNPDDPKNNHLRELEGAKERLTLCRADLLDYQSLREAIYGCDGVFHTASPVTDDPEQMVEPAVIGTKNVVTAAAEAKLQRVVFTSSIGTVYMDPNRAPDKVVDETCWSDLDFCKNTKNWYCYGKTIAEQTAWEVSKEKGGDLVVINPVLVLGPLLQPTVNASVLHILKYLTGSAKTYANSIQAYVHVKDVALAHILLYETPSASGRYICAERVLHRGDVVEILAKFFPEYPIPSKCSDETRPRAKPYKFTNQKLKDLGLKFTPVKQCLYETVKSLQEKGHLPVPTQNDECIRIKSAPNRY, from the exons ATGCCATCAGAATCCGGCAAAGTTGTTTGTGTTACCGGCGCCGGAGGATTCATTGCCTCTTGGCTTGTTAAACTCCTTCTAGAAAAAGGTTACACTGTTAGAGGAACCGTTAGGAACCCTG ATGATCCCAAGAATAATCACTTGAGGGAACTTGAAGGTGCAAAGGAAAGACTGACTCTGTGCAGAGCTGATCTTTTGGACTACCAGAGTTTAAGAGAAGCAATATATGGGTGTGACGGAGTTTTCCACACTGCCTCACCTGTCACTGATGATCCA GAACAAATGGTGGAGCCAGCAGTAATTGGGACAAAGAATGTAGTAACAGCAGCAGCAGAAGCCAAACTGCAAAGGGTAGTGTTTACTTCGTCAATAGGGACGGTTTACATGGACCCCAACCGGGCTCCGGATAAAGTTGTGGACGAGACTTGCTGGAGTGATCTTGACTTCTGCAAGAATACTAAG AATTGGTATTGCTATGGGAAGACGATAGCAGAACAAACAGCGTGGGAAGTGTCTAAGGAAAAAGGAGGGGATTTAGTGGTGATCAATCCAGTGTTGGTGCTTGGACCATTGCTCCAACCAACAGTGAATGCGAGTGTTCTTCACATCCTAAAGTACCTCACTGGCTCTGCTAAAACTTATGCCAATTCAATCCAGGCGTATGTGCATGTTAAGGATGTTGCTCTTGCCCACATACTTCTCTACGAGACTCCTTCTGCATCTGGCCGCTATATTTGTGCTGAGAGGGTGCTTCATCGCGGCGATGTGGTTGAAATTCTTGCCAAATTTTTCCCGGAGTATCCAATCCCCAGCAA GTGCTCGGATGAAACGAGGCCAAGGGCAAAACCATACAAATTCACGAACCAAAAGCTAAAGGACTTGGGTTTGAAGTTTACACCGGTGAAACAGTGCTTATATGAGACGGTGAAGAGCCTGCAGGAGAAAGGTCATCTTCCAGTTCCTACACAAAACGATGAATGTATTCGAATTAAGTCTGCTCCTAACAGGTATTAA